From Streptomyces sp. NBC_00690, a single genomic window includes:
- the pepN gene encoding aminopeptidase N yields MPGTNLTREEAQQRARLLTTHAYEIDLDLSGAQEGGTYRSVTTVRFDSAEANAESFIDLVAPAVHEVVLNGRSLDVASVFRDSRIELKHLHEGPNELRVVADCSYTNTGEGLHRFVDPVDQQAYLYTQFEVPDARRVFANFEQPDLKATFQFTVKAPEGWTVISNSPTPEPTGPEGDVWAFEPTPRISTYITALIVGPYHSVHSSYDSDGQSVPLGIYCRPSLAEYLDADAIFEVTRQGFAWFQEKFDYAYPFAKYDQLFVPEFNAGAMENAGAVTIRDQYVFRSKVTDAAYEVRAETILHELAHMWFGDLVTMEWWNDLWLNESFATYTSIACQAAAPGSRWPHSWTTFANSMKTWAYRQDQLPSTHPIMAEIRDLDDVLVNFDGITYAKGASVLKQLVAYVGEDEFFRGVQAYFKAHAFGNTRLSDLLGALEKTSGRDLTTWSQKWLQTAGINILRPEIEVDGAGHVTSFAVRQEAPALPAGAKGEPTLRPHRIAIGCYDLDAAGKLVRTERIELDVDGELTPVPFPENTPRPAVVLLNDDDLSYAKVRLDEQSLKVVTEHLGDFTASLPRALCWASAWDMTRDGELATRDYLSLVLSGIGKESDIGVVQSLHRQTKLAIDLYAAPEWRETGLTQWTDATVAHLRSAAAGSDHQLAWARAFAATARTPQQLDLLRALLDGTETIEGLAIDTELRWTLVERLAATGVLDEDDIAAEYERDKTAAGERHAATARAARPTEAAKAEAWASVVEGDSLPNSMQESVIHGFVQTDQRELLAPYTEKFFAAVKGVWESRSHEMAQQIAVGLYPSLQVSPATLDVTDAWLESAQPNAALRRLISESRAGVERALKAQSADGTAAS; encoded by the coding sequence GTGCCTGGCACGAATCTGACCCGCGAAGAGGCGCAGCAGCGGGCGCGCCTGCTCACCACCCATGCGTACGAGATCGATCTCGATCTGAGCGGGGCGCAGGAGGGTGGCACCTATCGGTCAGTGACCACCGTGCGCTTTGACTCCGCCGAGGCGAATGCGGAGAGCTTCATCGACCTGGTGGCCCCCGCCGTGCACGAGGTGGTGTTGAACGGCAGGTCGCTCGATGTGGCGTCCGTCTTCCGTGACTCGCGGATCGAGCTGAAGCACCTCCACGAGGGGCCGAACGAGTTGCGCGTGGTGGCGGACTGCTCGTACACGAACACGGGCGAGGGTCTGCACCGCTTCGTCGACCCGGTCGACCAGCAGGCGTACCTGTACACGCAGTTCGAGGTGCCGGATGCCCGTCGGGTGTTCGCGAACTTCGAGCAGCCCGACCTGAAGGCGACCTTCCAGTTCACCGTGAAGGCCCCTGAGGGATGGACGGTGATCTCCAATTCGCCGACCCCCGAGCCGACGGGCCCCGAGGGCGACGTCTGGGCCTTCGAGCCGACGCCGCGGATCTCCACCTACATCACCGCGCTGATCGTCGGCCCGTACCACTCGGTGCACAGCTCGTACGACAGCGACGGACAGTCGGTCCCTCTCGGCATCTACTGCCGCCCCTCGCTCGCCGAGTACCTGGACGCGGACGCGATCTTCGAGGTCACCCGGCAGGGCTTCGCCTGGTTCCAGGAGAAGTTCGACTACGCCTACCCCTTCGCCAAGTACGACCAGCTCTTCGTGCCGGAGTTCAACGCGGGCGCCATGGAGAACGCGGGTGCGGTGACCATTCGCGACCAGTACGTCTTCCGTTCCAAGGTGACGGACGCGGCGTACGAGGTGCGGGCGGAGACCATCCTGCACGAGCTGGCGCACATGTGGTTCGGCGATCTGGTCACCATGGAGTGGTGGAACGACCTCTGGCTCAACGAGTCGTTCGCCACCTACACCTCCATCGCCTGCCAGGCCGCGGCGCCCGGCTCGCGCTGGCCGCACTCGTGGACCACCTTTGCCAATTCCATGAAGACCTGGGCGTACCGGCAGGACCAGTTGCCGTCCACGCACCCGATCATGGCGGAGATCCGCGACCTCGACGATGTCCTGGTCAACTTCGACGGCATCACCTACGCCAAGGGCGCTTCCGTACTGAAGCAATTGGTGGCGTACGTCGGCGAGGACGAGTTCTTCCGCGGGGTGCAGGCGTACTTCAAGGCGCACGCCTTCGGCAACACCCGGCTGAGCGATCTGCTCGGTGCGCTGGAGAAGACCTCGGGTCGCGATTTGACCACCTGGTCGCAGAAGTGGCTCCAGACGGCGGGCATCAACATCCTGCGGCCGGAGATCGAGGTGGACGGCGCGGGGCACGTGACGTCCTTCGCGGTGCGCCAGGAGGCCCCGGCGCTGCCTGCGGGCGCCAAGGGGGAGCCGACGCTGCGCCCGCACCGGATCGCCATCGGCTGCTATGACCTGGACGCGGCCGGCAAGCTGGTGCGGACCGAACGCATCGAGCTGGACGTCGACGGTGAGCTGACACCGGTTCCGTTCCCCGAGAACACCCCGCGGCCCGCCGTGGTGCTGCTCAACGACGACGACCTGTCGTATGCGAAGGTCCGGCTCGACGAGCAGTCCCTCAAGGTGGTCACCGAGCACCTGGGCGACTTCACCGCCTCGCTGCCGCGTGCCCTGTGCTGGGCATCGGCGTGGGACATGACCCGTGACGGCGAACTGGCGACCCGGGACTACCTCTCCCTGGTCCTGTCGGGCATCGGCAAGGAGTCGGACATCGGTGTGGTGCAGTCGCTGCACCGGCAGACGAAGCTGGCGATCGACCTCTACGCGGCTCCCGAGTGGCGCGAGACGGGGCTGACGCAGTGGACGGACGCCACCGTGGCGCACCTGCGTTCCGCCGCTGCCGGCAGTGACCACCAGTTGGCGTGGGCGCGGGCCTTCGCGGCGACCGCCCGGACCCCGCAGCAGCTGGATCTGTTGCGGGCCCTGCTGGACGGCACCGAGACCATCGAGGGCCTGGCGATCGACACCGAGCTCCGGTGGACCCTGGTCGAGCGGCTGGCCGCCACCGGCGTGCTCGACGAGGACGACATCGCCGCCGAGTACGAGCGGGACAAGACGGCGGCGGGCGAGCGTCATGCGGCCACCGCTCGGGCGGCGCGGCCGACCGAGGCGGCCAAGGCGGAGGCTTGGGCCTCTGTGGTCGAGGGCGACAGCCTGCCCAACTCGATGCAGGAGTCCGTGATCCACGGCTTCGTGCAGACCGATCAGCGTGAGCTGCTCGCCCCCTACACCGAGAAGTTCTTCGCGGCGGTCAAGGGGGTCTGGGAGTCGCGCAGCCATGAGATGGCCCAGCAGATCGCGGTGGGGCTCTATCCCTCGCTCCAGGTCTCCCCGGCCACGCTGGACGTCACCGACGCCTGGCTGGAGTCGGCGCAGCCGAACGCGGCACTGCGACGGTTGATCTCCGAGTCACGAGCCGGTGTGGAGCGGGCGTTGAAGGCACAGTCGGCGGACGGCACAGCGGCTTCCTGA
- a CDS encoding sensor histidine kinase, producing the protein MVRQETSTGNPRPAASLVWLVPVVITAAAAATAAALVSSSARTAVIWVDVIAVFAIAVSCAETVRRGRRVTLLSVRLSQREAALAREQAETTRLVVELLPLVVQRLRKGEFPEDILDSLHTSAEHQAVLGSVLDAVVKEEDLRESAQRAFVNIARRVQAIVHQQAQQLREMEDRHGKNPEVFGDLLQIDHGTALIGRLADSIAVLGGARPGRQWSRAVPLYSVMRGAMSRITDYQRVELHSVAEVAVVGTAVEPLIHALAELLDNATRYSPPQTKVHLTALDVNSGIAVEIEDGGVSMSEEARQRAERMLRQAQEGIDVNDLGETPRLGLAVVGRLSQAYGFQVSLRSSAYGGVRAVLVVPKDLITTISSATGLAHGIGATSGPRPASAPLPAERPVRVIRQATGPMMADFTTTEEELPVITERTATGLPQRRRKSPTSSAPAASAQESESIPAVQPGMWLAAFQNGLAGEANQTNKGSTQP; encoded by the coding sequence ATGGTTCGACAGGAAACGTCGACCGGAAATCCGCGGCCCGCAGCTTCCCTTGTGTGGCTCGTGCCCGTCGTCATCACCGCCGCCGCGGCGGCAACCGCAGCAGCTCTGGTCTCGTCCTCGGCTCGCACCGCTGTGATCTGGGTCGATGTGATCGCCGTGTTCGCCATCGCCGTCTCCTGCGCGGAAACCGTGCGCCGCGGCCGACGGGTAACCCTGCTGAGCGTGCGACTGTCCCAGCGCGAGGCGGCGCTGGCCCGGGAGCAGGCCGAAACCACGCGTCTGGTGGTCGAACTGCTGCCCCTGGTCGTGCAACGGCTGCGCAAGGGCGAGTTCCCCGAGGACATCCTCGATTCCCTCCACACCTCGGCCGAGCACCAGGCCGTGCTGGGTTCGGTCCTCGATGCCGTTGTCAAGGAGGAGGACCTCCGCGAGTCGGCCCAACGCGCCTTCGTAAACATCGCCCGTCGAGTCCAAGCCATCGTCCACCAGCAGGCCCAGCAGCTGCGGGAGATGGAGGACCGGCACGGCAAGAACCCCGAGGTCTTCGGCGATCTGTTGCAGATCGACCACGGCACCGCCCTGATCGGTCGGCTCGCCGACTCCATCGCGGTGCTCGGCGGTGCGCGCCCCGGTCGCCAGTGGAGCAGGGCCGTCCCCCTCTACAGCGTGATGCGTGGCGCGATGTCCCGGATCACCGACTACCAGCGGGTCGAACTGCACTCGGTCGCCGAGGTCGCCGTCGTCGGAACCGCAGTCGAGCCGCTGATCCACGCACTCGCCGAGCTGCTCGACAACGCCACTCGCTACTCACCGCCCCAGACCAAGGTCCACCTCACCGCCCTCGATGTGAACTCCGGCATCGCCGTGGAGATCGAGGACGGCGGAGTCAGCATGAGCGAGGAGGCCCGTCAGCGGGCCGAACGGATGCTGCGCCAGGCGCAGGAGGGCATCGATGTCAACGACCTCGGAGAGACGCCCCGCCTGGGGCTCGCCGTGGTCGGCCGACTCTCCCAGGCGTACGGCTTCCAGGTCTCACTGCGCTCCTCCGCGTACGGCGGGGTGCGCGCGGTGCTGGTCGTGCCCAAGGACCTGATCACCACCATCTCCTCGGCCACCGGACTGGCGCACGGCATCGGAGCCACCTCGGGGCCTCGCCCCGCCAGCGCGCCCCTTCCCGCGGAACGGCCCGTACGCGTCATCCGGCAGGCCACCGGGCCCATGATGGCGGACTTCACCACGACCGAGGAAGAACTCCCGGTCATCACCGAACGGACAGCAACCGGGCTGCCCCAGCGGAGGCGCAAGAGCCCGACAAGCTCAGCGCCGGCCGCCTCGGCGCAGGAGTCGGAGTCCATACCCGCGGTACAGCCCGGCATGTGGCTCGCGGCGTTCCAGAACGGCCTGGCCGGTGAGGCCAATCAGACGAACAAGGGGAGTACGCAGCCATGA
- a CDS encoding roadblock/LC7 domain-containing protein: MIQQQSNQTNMDWMLKDLAEGVPQTRHVVVLSADGLRMAQYGADNDTADRLAAACAGLQSLAGAVASELPGSDGRMHLVVIEMTGGFFYLMAAGAGAFLAVLADEGVDAGLMGQQMRDLVLRIGEHLSTPPRQDRQSA; the protein is encoded by the coding sequence ATGATTCAGCAGCAGTCCAACCAGACCAACATGGACTGGATGCTCAAGGACTTGGCGGAAGGCGTACCGCAGACCCGGCATGTGGTCGTGCTGTCCGCGGACGGTCTCCGGATGGCCCAGTACGGCGCCGACAACGACACCGCCGATCGACTGGCCGCCGCCTGTGCGGGACTCCAGAGCCTGGCGGGTGCGGTCGCCTCCGAACTCCCCGGCAGCGACGGCCGGATGCACCTGGTCGTCATCGAGATGACCGGAGGCTTCTTCTATCTCATGGCAGCGGGTGCGGGAGCGTTCCTCGCCGTCCTCGCCGATGAGGGCGTCGACGCCGGACTGATGGGCCAGCAGATGCGCGACCTCGTACTGCGCATCGGGGAGCACCTGAGCACACCGCCGCGTCAGGACAGGCAGTCCGCGTGA
- a CDS encoding DUF742 domain-containing protein translates to MSKAGDWEDSSPERLYVITGGRSGASVPARLDLVTLIVAKSGPRHGMQPEQAAIIRLCQAPLSVAEISAYLGLPVSVVTVLLSDLLIDKRVMARAPVQPALLPDRALIEAVIDGLQKL, encoded by the coding sequence GTGAGCAAAGCGGGGGACTGGGAAGACAGCAGTCCCGAGCGGCTGTATGTCATCACCGGCGGGCGCAGTGGTGCATCCGTGCCGGCAAGACTCGACCTGGTCACGCTGATCGTGGCCAAGTCGGGCCCCCGGCACGGAATGCAGCCGGAGCAGGCCGCCATCATCCGACTGTGCCAAGCACCCCTCTCGGTCGCCGAGATCTCCGCCTATCTGGGTCTCCCGGTGAGCGTGGTCACCGTCCTGCTCAGCGATCTCCTGATCGACAAAAGGGTGATGGCACGCGCGCCGGTCCAACCGGCCCTACTTCCCGACCGCGCTTTGATTGAGGCAGTGATCGATGGACTTCAGAAGCTCTGA
- a CDS encoding GTP-binding protein, with protein MDFRSSEQTLGPRSEDVLPETATAAVKVVIVGGFGVGKTTLVGSVSEIRPLTTEETMTQAGVGVDDTQGVERKTSTTVAMDFGRISINEELVLYLFGTPGQQRFWFLWRGLFEGALGAVVLVDTRRLEVSFDVIGRLEERRVPFVVAVNSFPDAPHYPLDEIRGALDLPDSVPLVECDARLRGSSRDVLMTLMRYLQTLAVSSAAIEAS; from the coding sequence ATGGACTTCAGAAGCTCTGAGCAGACCCTGGGGCCGCGCAGCGAGGACGTGCTGCCCGAAACGGCGACCGCAGCGGTCAAAGTGGTCATCGTGGGCGGATTCGGAGTGGGCAAGACCACTCTGGTCGGCTCGGTGTCCGAGATCAGACCGCTGACCACGGAAGAGACCATGACCCAGGCGGGGGTCGGCGTCGACGACACCCAGGGCGTGGAACGCAAGACGTCGACGACGGTCGCCATGGACTTCGGCCGGATCAGCATCAACGAGGAGTTGGTGCTGTACCTGTTCGGCACGCCCGGGCAGCAGCGGTTCTGGTTCCTGTGGCGAGGTCTGTTCGAAGGGGCGTTGGGCGCGGTCGTCCTGGTCGACACCCGTCGACTAGAGGTCAGCTTCGATGTCATCGGACGGTTGGAGGAGCGCCGGGTGCCGTTCGTCGTGGCCGTCAATTCCTTCCCGGACGCGCCGCACTACCCGCTCGACGAGATCCGTGGCGCGTTGGACCTGCCCGACTCGGTGCCGCTCGTTGAGTGCGACGCCCGGTTGCGGGGGTCCAGCCGGGATGTGCTGATGACGTTGATGCGGTATTTGCAGACCCTGGCGGTGTCATCGGCGGCCATCGAGGCGTCCTGA
- a CDS encoding EamA family transporter — MNRAAAVALTALAPVSWGSTYVVTTEFLPPDRPLFTALLRALPAGLLLLAVTRALPRGAWWWKAAVLGALNIGAFFPLLFLAAYRLPGGVAAVVASVGPLFAVGLAALLLSERPTVRTLATAIAATLGVSLVVLQAGAAFDLVGVIAGLAGAASMSAGVVLTKRWGRPEGVGPLAMTGWQLTAGGVLIAPLALLVEGAPPAFDARALAGYLYLALINTALAYWLWFRGIERLSATSAILLGPLSPLTATVIGWAALGQALTAVQLMGMTVAFGATLVGQLGPRRTRAEVPTLDPAGSTTAGSTTAGAPAPARPALAGDRSPAEEPEPEPEPEPAYAPTASTASTASTATLTKQTAPAVTAAPAVTAAKTSPEPGTP; from the coding sequence ATGAACCGCGCTGCCGCCGTCGCGCTCACTGCGCTCGCCCCGGTCTCCTGGGGTTCCACCTATGTGGTCACGACCGAGTTCCTCCCCCCGGACCGGCCGCTGTTCACCGCACTCCTACGGGCCCTGCCGGCCGGTCTGCTGCTGCTCGCCGTCACCCGGGCACTCCCGCGGGGCGCCTGGTGGTGGAAGGCGGCGGTGCTGGGCGCGCTCAACATCGGAGCCTTCTTCCCCCTGCTCTTCCTCGCCGCCTATCGGCTTCCGGGCGGGGTCGCCGCCGTGGTCGCATCGGTGGGGCCCCTGTTCGCGGTGGGACTGGCGGCCCTGCTGCTCAGCGAGCGGCCCACCGTTCGCACCCTCGCCACCGCGATCGCCGCGACCCTCGGGGTGAGCCTCGTGGTGCTCCAGGCGGGTGCTGCCTTCGACCTCGTGGGGGTGATCGCGGGGCTGGCCGGCGCTGCGTCGATGTCCGCCGGGGTGGTCCTCACCAAGCGTTGGGGACGCCCCGAGGGCGTCGGCCCGCTGGCCATGACCGGATGGCAACTCACCGCCGGCGGGGTGTTGATCGCACCGCTCGCCCTACTGGTCGAGGGCGCACCCCCGGCATTCGACGCACGCGCCTTGGCCGGCTACCTCTATCTGGCACTGATCAACACCGCCTTGGCCTACTGGCTCTGGTTCCGGGGCATCGAGCGACTGTCGGCGACGTCGGCGATCCTGCTCGGCCCGCTGTCGCCCCTCACCGCAACCGTCATCGGGTGGGCGGCGCTGGGGCAGGCGCTCACCGCCGTCCAACTCATGGGGATGACCGTGGCGTTCGGTGCCACGCTGGTGGGGCAACTGGGCCCGCGCCGCACCAGGGCCGAGGTGCCCACGCTCGACCCGGCCGGTTCGACGACAGCCGGTTCGACGACAGCCGGTGCGCCCGCTCCGGCTCGTCCCGCACTCGCCGGGGACCGTTCCCCCGCCGAGGAACCCGAGCCCGAGCCCGAGCCCGAGCCCGCGTACGCGCCCACGGCGTCCACGGCGTCCACAGCGTCCACGGCGACGTTGACCAAGCAAACAGCGCCCGCAGTGACGGCAGCGCCCGCAGTGACCGCGGCGAAAACCTCGCCCGAGCCAGGTACCCCGTAG
- a CDS encoding MarR family winged helix-turn-helix transcriptional regulator, with protein MDAITEQWAAVRPDLDTAPMAVYGRIYRIARAMGDLIEKEYARFGVSRGEFDVLATLRRAGEPYTLSPRDLSATLMLTTGGMTGRLDRLERAGLLTRNPCPDDRRALRVTLTDRGLELADKAVTAGLARQHEMSGAALDPAEADQLAALLRKLLSVHE; from the coding sequence GTGGACGCGATCACCGAGCAGTGGGCAGCAGTGCGTCCTGATCTCGACACCGCACCCATGGCCGTCTACGGGCGGATCTATCGGATCGCGCGGGCGATGGGCGATCTGATCGAGAAGGAGTACGCGCGCTTCGGGGTGTCCCGGGGAGAGTTCGACGTGCTCGCGACCCTGCGTCGCGCGGGAGAGCCCTACACACTTTCCCCCCGCGACCTGTCGGCCACCCTGATGTTGACCACCGGAGGGATGACAGGGCGACTCGACCGACTGGAGAGGGCCGGGCTGCTCACCCGCAACCCGTGCCCGGACGATCGACGTGCGCTGCGGGTGACGCTCACCGACCGTGGACTTGAACTGGCCGACAAGGCCGTCACGGCAGGGCTTGCCCGGCAGCACGAGATGAGTGGAGCGGCCCTGGATCCCGCGGAGGCCGACCAGTTGGCAGCGCTGTTGCGCAAGCTGCTCTCGGTGCACGAGTAA
- the malQ gene encoding 4-alpha-glucanotransferase, whose product MGLARLAALHGVATAHSPSSGVPVPVPESTIVAVLAALGVDASDRAAIHRALDRAESAAADRFLPPTVVLWRAAAAAGETAPLAVEPPPALAQLPEGTSLWVTPEGESSPTFRGPAPEWGALPCGVHRLGASTPDGRSAHAWLIVAPSRAPAVPRRSHGFLVQQYSLLSERSWGMGDLGDLAELASWSAHSLGADFLQVNPLHSGVPAEPGASADPSPYRPSSRLFPDPVHLRIENIPEYAYVVGADRARLDLLGEKAARLREAVLDKGALIDRDAVWALKRSALESVFRVPLGPGRHADYCAFLAERGQALDDHATWCALAEVHGPDWRSWPEGLRDPRSPATRSARHELRDRVEFHSRAAWVTDRQLIATARAAREADMAVGVIHDLAVGVHPCGADAWAQGEVFAAGMSVGAPPDAFNARGQGWGLPPWRPDALAASGYAPFRELLRGLLRYAGGVRIDHVMGLFRLWWIPEGSPPTDGTYVRYDAEAMLAVLVLEADRAGAVVLGEDLGTVGQGVREALERRGVLGTSVLWFERDWEAGGHPLPPQEWREGCLATATTHDLPSTAARLTGSQVDLRDRLGLLTEPVERERSREQADVHGWLRLFQGLGLLPEGARDEEGQIRAVHRFLLRTPARLVGIWLPDTVGDRRPQNLPGTCEEYPNWRLPVADAEGRPITLEALATSPRMHALMEVFTNRRTG is encoded by the coding sequence ATGGGCCTAGCCAGGCTCGCGGCGCTGCACGGCGTCGCGACCGCCCATTCGCCGAGTTCGGGCGTGCCGGTGCCCGTTCCCGAGAGCACGATCGTCGCGGTACTGGCCGCCCTGGGCGTCGATGCATCGGATCGCGCCGCGATCCATCGCGCACTGGATCGCGCCGAGTCCGCCGCGGCCGATCGATTCCTGCCCCCCACCGTGGTCCTCTGGCGGGCAGCCGCCGCCGCTGGTGAGACGGCCCCCCTCGCCGTCGAACCGCCACCCGCCCTGGCCCAGCTGCCGGAAGGCACCTCCCTCTGGGTCACCCCGGAGGGCGAATCGAGCCCCACGTTCCGAGGCCCGGCCCCTGAGTGGGGCGCCCTGCCCTGCGGTGTCCACCGCCTCGGCGCCAGCACCCCCGACGGGCGCAGCGCGCACGCCTGGCTGATCGTTGCTCCCTCCCGAGCTCCCGCCGTCCCGCGGCGTTCCCACGGCTTCCTCGTCCAGCAGTACTCCCTGCTCTCCGAGCGTTCCTGGGGCATGGGCGACCTCGGTGACCTGGCCGAACTGGCGAGTTGGTCGGCCCATTCACTGGGCGCGGACTTCCTCCAGGTCAACCCCCTCCACTCGGGCGTCCCCGCCGAGCCCGGGGCCTCGGCCGACCCCTCTCCGTACCGCCCGTCCTCGCGGCTCTTCCCCGACCCCGTCCATCTGCGGATCGAGAACATCCCCGAGTACGCGTACGTCGTCGGCGCCGACCGGGCCCGGCTCGATCTGCTGGGCGAGAAGGCCGCCCGACTGAGGGAAGCGGTCCTGGACAAGGGCGCCCTGATCGATCGCGACGCCGTGTGGGCGCTCAAGCGGTCCGCACTGGAGTCGGTGTTCCGGGTTCCGCTGGGCCCCGGGCGTCACGCTGACTACTGCGCCTTCCTCGCCGAGCGCGGCCAGGCGCTGGACGACCACGCCACTTGGTGCGCCCTCGCCGAGGTGCACGGCCCCGACTGGCGCTCCTGGCCCGAGGGGCTGCGCGACCCGCGCTCACCCGCCACCCGCAGCGCGCGGCACGAGTTGAGGGACCGGGTCGAGTTCCACTCCCGGGCGGCCTGGGTCACCGACCGACAGTTGATCGCCACCGCCCGGGCGGCCCGCGAGGCGGACATGGCCGTCGGGGTGATCCATGACCTCGCGGTCGGTGTGCATCCGTGCGGTGCCGATGCCTGGGCACAGGGCGAGGTCTTCGCCGCGGGCATGTCGGTCGGTGCGCCGCCCGACGCCTTCAACGCGCGGGGCCAGGGCTGGGGGCTGCCGCCCTGGCGACCGGACGCGCTGGCCGCATCCGGTTACGCACCCTTCCGCGAACTGCTGCGCGGGCTGCTCCGGTACGCGGGAGGAGTGCGGATCGACCATGTGATGGGGCTCTTTCGGCTCTGGTGGATCCCCGAAGGCAGCCCACCCACGGACGGCACCTATGTGCGGTACGACGCCGAGGCGATGCTCGCCGTCCTCGTCCTGGAGGCGGACCGGGCGGGAGCGGTGGTCCTGGGCGAGGACCTCGGTACGGTCGGACAGGGCGTAAGGGAGGCACTGGAGCGCCGAGGGGTGTTGGGCACCTCTGTGCTCTGGTTCGAGCGTGACTGGGAGGCCGGTGGGCATCCACTGCCACCCCAGGAGTGGCGCGAAGGGTGTCTGGCCACCGCCACGACACACGACCTGCCGTCCACCGCGGCCCGCCTCACCGGAAGCCAAGTGGATCTGCGGGATCGACTCGGGCTGCTCACCGAGCCCGTGGAGCGGGAACGCTCGCGTGAGCAGGCCGATGTCCATGGGTGGCTGCGCCTGTTCCAGGGGCTGGGGCTGCTCCCCGAGGGCGCACGGGACGAGGAGGGGCAGATCCGGGCGGTCCACCGCTTCCTGCTGCGGACCCCAGCCCGGCTCGTCGGGATCTGGCTGCCCGACACGGTGGGGGACCGTCGCCCGCAGAATCTGCCCGGCACCTGCGAGGAGTATCCGAACTGGCGGCTCCCCGTGGCCGATGCCGAGGGCCGCCCCATCACCCTGGAGGCGTTGGCGACCTCACCGCGGATGCATGCCCTGATGGAGGTCTTCACCAACCGTCGAACAGGGTGA